Proteins from a single region of Meiothermus cerbereus DSM 11376:
- a CDS encoding dihydrodipicolinate synthase family protein: MIIPPLPTPFDRSGNLDVEAFHELAQIVEPHVDGLLFYGSNGEGVHLTREERAAGLAVQTPRKPAMVGLMEETLAQAAIALNEAANLGARVLVTPPRYYEANLGHEGLLRYFGGIADMGQAEVWLYHVPANTKAQMPLPVVAELAQHPNIGGLKDSSGELARMAFYRAQNLGIKLYTGHAPTFLGALALGAHGGILAVSNLAPKPYRMLLELWQAGKVAEAQALQAEVEPFGRVLAQGGFVLLKQALRHLGLPGGYPRPPYPSESPVWPSFQPLLEEFREKGWTVG, translated from the coding sequence ATGATTATCCCTCCCCTTCCCACCCCTTTCGACCGCAGTGGCAACCTCGACGTCGAAGCTTTTCATGAGCTGGCGCAGATCGTAGAACCGCACGTGGACGGCCTGTTGTTCTACGGCTCCAACGGCGAAGGCGTCCACCTAACCCGCGAGGAGCGGGCCGCAGGCCTGGCCGTTCAGACCCCCAGGAAGCCCGCCATGGTGGGCCTGATGGAAGAAACCCTGGCCCAGGCCGCCATCGCCCTGAACGAAGCCGCAAACTTGGGGGCCAGGGTCCTGGTCACGCCCCCCCGCTACTACGAGGCCAACCTGGGCCACGAAGGCCTGCTACGCTACTTCGGCGGCATTGCCGATATGGGCCAGGCCGAGGTCTGGCTCTACCACGTGCCCGCCAACACCAAAGCCCAGATGCCCCTGCCGGTGGTGGCCGAGCTGGCCCAGCACCCCAACATTGGCGGCCTTAAGGACTCCAGCGGGGAGCTGGCCCGCATGGCCTTCTACAGGGCGCAGAACCTGGGTATAAAGCTATACACCGGCCATGCCCCCACTTTTTTGGGTGCCCTGGCGCTTGGCGCGCACGGGGGCATCCTGGCCGTGTCCAACCTGGCTCCCAAGCCCTACCGGATGCTGCTCGAGCTGTGGCAGGCTGGCAAGGTGGCCGAGGCCCAGGCCCTGCAAGCCGAAGTAGAACCCTTTGGCCGGGTGCTGGCCCAGGGGGGCTTTGTGCTCCTCAAGCAAGCCCTGCGGCATCTGGGGCTGCCCGGAGGGTATCCCCGTCCCCCCTACCCCAGCGAAAGCCCGGTCTGGCCCAGCTTCCAGCCCCTGCTGGAAGAGTTCCGGGAAAAAGGCTGGACGGTGGGTTAG
- the minC gene encoding septum site-determining protein MinC, producing MRIRATLNALAVRLDGNETPEMLKKALADLPPLPLEVEVAGVVNQGVLEALLELGRERGLQLRPQRGEKYIPYTEVIDQTVRAGVRIESPGTVVILGDVNAGAEVVAAGDIIVVGKLRGLAHAGATGQEEATIWAMRLEAKQLRIAHHLAQAPAGDTSNRGPERARVADGQIVLEAWGKR from the coding sequence ATGCGAATTCGTGCGACCCTTAACGCCCTGGCAGTTCGGCTCGACGGCAACGAAACCCCGGAGATGCTGAAAAAAGCCCTGGCCGACCTGCCTCCGCTGCCGCTCGAGGTCGAGGTAGCGGGGGTGGTGAACCAGGGGGTACTGGAGGCCCTGCTCGAGCTGGGCCGGGAGCGGGGCTTGCAGCTCAGGCCCCAGCGGGGCGAGAAATACATCCCCTATACCGAGGTGATTGACCAGACGGTGCGCGCGGGCGTTCGCATCGAGTCGCCGGGTACGGTGGTCATTCTGGGCGACGTGAACGCCGGGGCCGAAGTGGTGGCCGCCGGCGACATCATCGTGGTAGGCAAGCTGCGCGGACTGGCCCACGCCGGGGCCACCGGCCAGGAGGAGGCCACCATCTGGGCCATGCGCCTAGAAGCGAAGCAGCTCCGCATTGCCCACCACCTGGCCCAGGCTCCGGCAGGCGACACCAGCAACCGCGGCCCTGAGCGGGCCCGGGTAGCAGATGGTCAGATTGTGCTCGAGGCCTGGGGAAAGCGCTAA
- a CDS encoding thiamine pyrophosphate-dependent dehydrogenase E1 component subunit alpha produces MVQEKIRFQPFSSEPIRLVDEQGHWMAPFEHALPPEQLQRFYRDMLAARLLDEKLVILIRTGKTSFIAPHAGHEAAQVGIAHALRKGHDWLFPYYRDMGLMLALGMPLVEIFGQTLGNAADPAKGRQMPSHPGSKALNVFTVCSAIASHIPPATGAALSMKLRRTGQVAVCTFGDGATSEGDWHAGINFAAVQRAPAVFVCENNRYAISVNISKQTASENIAIKAHAYGIPGYYVDGLDVLASYFVMQEAIERARAGQGTSLVELVVHRFGAHSSADDDSRYRSREELAAERQQDPLLRYQRFLEKQGLWDAQWANELRLEISKELEAALQEALEAGEPDPLEMFDDVYAARPWHLEEQRRLVAEELQS; encoded by the coding sequence ATGGTTCAAGAGAAAATACGCTTCCAACCCTTTAGCAGCGAACCCATCCGGTTGGTAGACGAGCAGGGCCACTGGATGGCCCCGTTCGAGCACGCCCTGCCGCCCGAACAGCTCCAGCGCTTCTACCGCGATATGCTGGCGGCCCGGCTACTGGACGAAAAACTGGTCATCCTCATTCGCACCGGCAAGACCAGCTTCATCGCCCCCCATGCCGGCCACGAGGCCGCCCAGGTGGGCATCGCCCATGCCCTGCGCAAAGGCCACGACTGGCTCTTCCCCTACTACCGCGATATGGGCCTGATGTTGGCCCTGGGGATGCCGCTGGTCGAAATCTTCGGCCAGACCCTGGGCAATGCCGCCGACCCCGCCAAGGGCCGCCAGATGCCCTCGCACCCCGGCAGCAAGGCACTCAACGTGTTTACGGTCTGCTCGGCCATCGCCTCGCACATTCCCCCTGCTACCGGGGCCGCCCTCAGCATGAAGCTGCGCCGCACCGGCCAGGTGGCGGTCTGCACCTTTGGCGACGGGGCTACCAGCGAGGGCGACTGGCACGCCGGCATCAACTTTGCCGCCGTACAGCGGGCTCCGGCGGTGTTTGTGTGCGAAAACAACCGCTATGCCATTAGCGTCAACATCTCCAAGCAGACCGCTTCGGAGAACATCGCCATCAAGGCCCACGCCTACGGCATTCCCGGCTACTATGTGGACGGCCTGGACGTGCTGGCCAGCTACTTCGTGATGCAGGAGGCCATCGAACGGGCCAGGGCCGGCCAGGGAACCAGCCTGGTGGAGCTGGTGGTGCACCGTTTTGGGGCCCACTCCTCCGCCGACGACGACAGCCGCTACCGCTCGCGCGAAGAGTTGGCCGCCGAGCGCCAGCAAGACCCCCTCCTGCGCTACCAGCGTTTTCTGGAAAAGCAGGGTCTGTGGGACGCCCAGTGGGCCAACGAGCTAAGGCTGGAAATCTCCAAGGAGCTCGAGGCCGCCCTGCAGGAAGCCCTCGAGGCCGGGGAGCCCGATCCGCTCGAGATGTTCGATGACGTTTACGCCGCCCGCCCCTGGCACCTGGAGGAACAGCGGCGCCTGGTAGCAGAGGAACTGCAGTCCTGA
- a CDS encoding MFS transporter yields MSAASRVFIILLLAYFLSYFFRATNAVISPDLRRDLGLTSAELGLMTSLFYLTFAIAQLPLGALLDRFGPRFVHPALMLLGAIGALIFASAQDFFTLSLGRALLGIGFAAALMGALKAFSLWFPAHRYASVSSLYVALGASGAIAASSPLAWLKEQIGWRTVFEWGALVIVLVALVVALGVRNAPTGMALPRNAQGGNAALIWQSSLFWRMGWLNFMLGGGFLAWQTLWGGDFLFKVRGMGSLEVGSILFTFSLAALLGFLLCGPLADRWGLPRVLLTASIAFTLGPLLLALWPQMPLLGIYITYALMGFTGAFNILSLAQARLTFPTELTGRAVTAINFMGFMGVFLLQWGIGVVLGLGNYSTALLIWSALIALAIGGYLPLALQANKRSL; encoded by the coding sequence ATGTCGGCGGCCTCACGGGTTTTCATAATTCTGCTTCTGGCCTACTTTCTCTCCTACTTTTTCCGTGCTACCAACGCGGTTATCTCGCCCGATCTAAGGCGCGACCTGGGCCTTACTTCGGCCGAGCTGGGCCTGATGACCAGCCTCTTTTACCTGACCTTTGCCATCGCCCAGTTGCCCCTGGGCGCCCTCTTAGACCGCTTTGGCCCGCGCTTCGTACACCCGGCCCTCATGCTGTTGGGGGCTATAGGGGCCCTCATCTTCGCCTCGGCGCAGGACTTCTTCACCCTTTCGCTGGGGCGAGCGCTCCTGGGCATCGGCTTTGCAGCGGCACTGATGGGCGCTTTGAAGGCTTTTTCGCTGTGGTTTCCGGCCCACCGCTACGCCAGCGTCAGCAGCCTGTATGTGGCCCTAGGCGCCTCCGGGGCCATCGCGGCCTCGAGCCCCCTGGCCTGGCTTAAAGAACAAATAGGCTGGCGGACGGTTTTCGAGTGGGGCGCGCTGGTGATTGTGTTGGTGGCGCTGGTGGTGGCGCTGGGGGTACGCAACGCCCCCACGGGCATGGCGCTACCCCGCAATGCCCAGGGCGGCAACGCCGCTTTGATCTGGCAGAGCAGCCTCTTCTGGCGCATGGGCTGGCTCAACTTCATGTTGGGGGGTGGGTTTCTGGCCTGGCAGACCCTGTGGGGCGGCGACTTTTTGTTCAAGGTGCGGGGTATGGGGAGCCTCGAGGTCGGCAGCATCCTCTTCACCTTCTCGCTGGCCGCTCTGCTGGGCTTTTTGCTGTGCGGCCCCCTGGCCGACCGCTGGGGCCTGCCGCGGGTGTTGCTCACGGCCAGCATCGCCTTCACCCTGGGGCCCTTGCTGCTGGCCCTGTGGCCTCAGATGCCGCTTTTGGGTATCTACATAACCTACGCACTGATGGGCTTTACCGGCGCATTTAACATCCTGAGCCTGGCCCAGGCCCGCCTGACCTTCCCCACCGAGCTAACCGGGCGTGCCGTCACGGCCATCAACTTTATGGGTTTTATGGGGGTGTTCTTGCTCCAGTGGGGCATAGGGGTGGTGCTGGGGCTCGGCAACTACAGCACGGCCTTGCTCATCTGGTCGGCGCTCATCGCGCTGGCCATTGGGGGATACCTGCCGCTGGCCCTGCAAGCAAACAAAAGGTCTCTTTAA
- a CDS encoding dihydrolipoamide acetyltransferase family protein, with amino-acid sequence MPKEVVLPELAESVVEGEILRWLVNEGEALRKDQPFVEVMTDKVTVELPSPYEGVLLQKLVKEGDVVPVHAPIALIAEPGEVAAPIGEKPEAAPSLQAQEERSIVEPGQVAEDDGANLSLFKPDNKQEQVKNPFSKAAPLSAAQSTAVAQPHGRVIAVPAARKLARELGLDIAQIPGSGPGGRVRVEDVKAYAEKQASKEVRPPSEAALERGSPPLLGLAPVQYKTPKGYENQETRVPLRGLRRAIAQQMMASHLYTVRTLSVDEVDMTELVALRNRLKPEAEAQGVKLSYLPFIFKAVAVALKKFPALNSSLDEARQEVVLKHYVNIGMAVAAENGLIVPVVRDVERKSLLQIAREVGDLAEKARLGKLSPEEVSGSTFSITNIGSIGALFSFPIINVPDAAILGVHSIQKRPVVDERDEIVVRQMMYLSLSFDHRLVDGAEAARFCKEVIRLLEKPERLFLEAL; translated from the coding sequence ATGCCCAAAGAAGTGGTGTTGCCCGAGCTGGCAGAGTCTGTTGTAGAAGGTGAGATTCTTAGGTGGCTGGTGAACGAGGGCGAGGCCTTGAGAAAAGACCAGCCCTTTGTGGAGGTCATGACCGACAAGGTAACGGTGGAGCTACCGAGCCCCTACGAGGGGGTCTTGCTGCAAAAGCTGGTCAAGGAAGGTGATGTGGTACCGGTTCATGCACCCATTGCCCTCATCGCCGAGCCAGGTGAGGTCGCTGCCCCCATCGGCGAAAAACCCGAAGCGGCCCCCAGCCTGCAGGCCCAGGAGGAGCGCTCCATTGTAGAGCCCGGCCAGGTAGCGGAGGATGACGGGGCCAACCTCTCCTTGTTCAAGCCCGACAACAAGCAGGAGCAGGTAAAAAACCCCTTCAGCAAAGCCGCACCCCTGTCGGCTGCGCAAAGTACCGCCGTAGCCCAGCCCCACGGGCGGGTGATCGCGGTACCGGCTGCCCGCAAGCTGGCCCGTGAGCTGGGGCTGGACATCGCCCAGATTCCAGGCTCGGGGCCTGGCGGGCGGGTGCGGGTGGAAGACGTGAAGGCCTACGCTGAGAAGCAGGCCAGCAAGGAGGTCAGGCCGCCTTCCGAGGCCGCCCTCGAGCGCGGCAGCCCGCCTTTGCTGGGCCTTGCACCCGTGCAGTACAAAACCCCCAAGGGTTACGAAAACCAGGAGACCCGCGTCCCTTTGCGCGGCCTGCGGCGGGCCATCGCCCAGCAGATGATGGCCTCGCATCTCTACACGGTGCGTACACTTTCGGTGGACGAGGTGGACATGACCGAGCTGGTGGCCCTGCGCAACCGGCTCAAGCCGGAGGCCGAAGCCCAGGGGGTGAAGCTCAGCTACCTGCCCTTCATCTTCAAGGCGGTGGCGGTGGCGCTCAAAAAGTTCCCTGCCCTCAACAGCTCGCTGGACGAGGCCCGGCAGGAGGTGGTGCTCAAGCACTACGTGAATATCGGCATGGCGGTGGCCGCTGAAAACGGCCTGATTGTGCCGGTGGTGAGGGACGTGGAGCGCAAAAGCCTGCTCCAGATCGCCCGCGAGGTGGGCGACCTGGCCGAAAAAGCCCGCCTGGGCAAGCTATCTCCGGAGGAGGTGAGCGGCTCTACCTTCAGCATCACCAACATTGGCTCGATTGGGGCCCTCTTCAGCTTCCCCATCATCAACGTGCCGGATGCGGCCATTCTGGGCGTGCACTCCATTCAGAAGCGCCCTGTGGTGGACGAGCGGGATGAGATTGTGGTGCGGCAGATGATGTACCTCTCGCTCTCTTTCGACCACCGGTTGGTGGACGGAGCCGAGGCGGCCCGCTTCTGCAAAGAGGTTATCCGGCTCTTAGAGAAACCCGAGCGGCTTTTCCTGGAAGCGCTGTAG
- a CDS encoding 23S rRNA (pseudouridine(1915)-N(3))-methyltransferase RlmH has protein sequence MKLRICVIGKPKLEFARVGLEMYAARLHRYTKLDLVYLRESTPVQEGQRLLEASQGYRRVVLDERGQLPDTLALKTRLEAWEMGAEKGVAFLIGGAEGHAQAVRDQADWLLALSRLTLQHELALVVLLEQLYRVETLKRGEPYHR, from the coding sequence ATGAAGCTCAGGATTTGTGTAATCGGTAAGCCAAAACTAGAGTTCGCCCGTGTGGGACTGGAGATGTATGCGGCAAGGCTGCATAGGTACACCAAACTGGATCTGGTTTACCTAAGAGAGAGTACACCGGTTCAAGAGGGGCAACGCTTGCTGGAAGCCTCCCAGGGCTACCGGCGGGTGGTGCTGGACGAGCGGGGACAACTGCCCGATACCCTGGCGCTAAAAACCCGGCTCGAGGCCTGGGAAATGGGGGCCGAAAAAGGCGTGGCTTTTCTGATAGGGGGCGCCGAGGGCCACGCCCAGGCCGTGCGCGACCAGGCCGACTGGCTGCTGGCCCTATCCAGGCTCACCCTGCAGCACGAGCTGGCCCTGGTGGTTTTGCTGGAGCAGCTCTACCGGGTCGAGACCCTCAAGCGCGGCGAGCCCTACCACCGCTAG
- a CDS encoding alpha-ketoacid dehydrogenase subunit beta: MPTMTLIQAINEALDEEMNRDERVMLLGEDVGKRGGVFLATEGLQQKYGPERVVDTPLAEAAIIGAAVGLAAHGMRPVAEIQFADYVFPGIDQLFSQAAKLRYRSGGQFSAPMVVRMPTGGGVKGGHHHSQSPEAHFAHTAGLKVIVVSTPYDAKGLLKAAIRNDDPVVFMEPKRLYRAVKEEVPSDDFLLPIGKAAIRRTGRDITLVSYGGPMVETLKAAEEMVAAGIDPEVIDLRTVMPWDKQTVLESVAKTGRLLMISEAPRTASMASEVTATISEELFDQLLAPPLRVTGFDTPYPLAQDKLYMPTVTRILNAAKRLLDY, translated from the coding sequence ATGCCAACCATGACCCTTATCCAGGCTATAAATGAGGCCCTGGACGAAGAGATGAACCGCGACGAGCGGGTGATGTTGCTGGGCGAGGACGTGGGCAAGCGAGGCGGGGTTTTCCTGGCCACCGAGGGCCTGCAGCAAAAGTATGGCCCCGAGCGGGTAGTGGACACGCCCCTCGCCGAGGCCGCCATCATCGGGGCCGCGGTGGGGCTGGCTGCCCACGGGATGCGGCCAGTGGCCGAAATTCAGTTTGCCGACTACGTTTTTCCCGGCATCGACCAGCTCTTTTCCCAGGCCGCCAAGCTACGCTACCGCTCAGGAGGCCAGTTCAGCGCCCCCATGGTAGTACGCATGCCCACCGGCGGGGGTGTGAAGGGGGGCCACCACCACTCGCAAAGCCCCGAAGCCCACTTTGCCCACACCGCTGGTCTGAAGGTGATTGTGGTTTCTACCCCCTACGACGCCAAAGGGCTCCTCAAAGCCGCCATCCGCAACGATGACCCGGTGGTGTTTATGGAGCCCAAGCGCCTTTACCGTGCGGTAAAGGAAGAGGTACCCAGCGACGACTTCTTGCTGCCCATCGGCAAGGCAGCTATCCGCCGCACAGGCCGCGACATCACCCTGGTTTCCTATGGCGGGCCAATGGTCGAGACCCTCAAAGCCGCCGAGGAGATGGTCGCCGCAGGTATCGACCCGGAGGTAATTGACCTGCGCACCGTAATGCCCTGGGACAAACAAACCGTGCTGGAGTCGGTAGCCAAGACCGGGCGCCTGCTCATGATCTCCGAAGCGCCGCGCACGGCCAGCATGGCCTCGGAGGTGACCGCCACCATTTCCGAAGAGCTTTTCGACCAGTTGCTGGCCCCGCCCCTGCGGGTTACCGGGTTCGACACCCCCTACCCGCTGGCCCAGGACAAGCTGTACATGCCCACCGTAACCCGTATCCTGAACGCAGCCAAGCGTCTACTGGACTACTAG
- a CDS encoding S8 family serine peptidase — translation MFRIRLLWVLTLALLAACNNPPAPAVSVSVTPSGPIALLTGQSLQLSSQVRNSSNTAVTWRSSNSAVVTVSDTGLVAAVGEGNATVTATSQADSSKSASVSFNVSAPPPTGSGSISGTVSIAAPAGTQAARFVAGEIIVRFKSGVSLQSVETLSVGGVALQRLRPLSLANTHLYRANLDASDTLSAVTALLSRSDVEYAEPNYILEPFLTPNDPRYGEQWHYAAINLPQAWDGETGSNSVRVAVIDSGIFSAHTDLAGKLLLGYDFVSDSSVSGDGDGRDPNPEDTGLNSDFHGTHVTGTVGAATNNSTGVAGVSWGARLVPIRALSSEGGTLADVADALRWAAGLSVAGVPSNANPADIINMSLGGQVACAPSSTMQAAINDVAAAGKIMVVAAGNSNADASTFTPAGCSGVITVGATDRSGNRAFYSNYGTRIDVMAPGGDTRNNPSNGVLSTINSNNYGFKQGTSMAAPHVAGVLALMKSRKPSLTPGEALTILKQTAWPLSAAQCNRSSGNDCGAGLIDAKAALDRLSAPPAPALSLTAAPTSLSLNPGGNATVNIGVNRSNFSGPVTLTLSGQPSGVTGSFSPNPTTANSALSLSVGSGVGPGSYTLVIGGSGSGTSAETRITLTVTQPQTPPPPTASLNGTLLTLFGVSGDTILCAEEITITQNVLSSPFNFSNLPADRQYKLQGWKDVNGNGNTDAGDLFAWYTESGNVAFLNVGRSGLQLRLEPYVSPQPLLRPAQIFPPCR, via the coding sequence ATGTTCAGAATCCGATTACTCTGGGTATTGACCCTCGCCTTGCTCGCAGCCTGCAACAATCCGCCTGCACCTGCGGTTTCCGTCTCCGTCACCCCGTCCGGCCCTATCGCCTTGCTCACCGGACAGAGCCTTCAACTGAGTTCTCAGGTTCGCAACAGTTCCAACACTGCCGTCACCTGGAGGAGCAGCAACTCTGCTGTTGTGACCGTGAGCGACACGGGCCTGGTGGCTGCTGTAGGTGAAGGTAATGCCACCGTAACCGCCACCAGCCAGGCCGATAGCAGCAAAAGCGCTTCGGTGAGTTTTAACGTGAGTGCTCCACCCCCCACGGGAAGCGGCAGCATCAGCGGTACGGTGAGCATTGCCGCCCCTGCCGGCACTCAAGCGGCTCGCTTTGTGGCGGGTGAAATTATCGTTCGTTTCAAATCCGGGGTTAGCCTGCAATCGGTCGAAACCCTCTCGGTGGGGGGTGTGGCCCTCCAGCGACTGCGTCCGTTGAGCCTAGCCAATACCCATCTGTACCGAGCCAACCTCGATGCCAGCGACACACTCTCAGCCGTAACCGCATTGCTATCCAGAAGTGACGTGGAATATGCCGAGCCCAACTATATATTGGAGCCCTTCCTCACCCCCAACGACCCTCGCTATGGCGAACAGTGGCACTACGCCGCCATCAACCTGCCCCAGGCCTGGGATGGCGAGACCGGCAGCAATTCGGTTCGAGTAGCCGTTATTGATAGCGGTATTTTTTCAGCCCACACCGACCTTGCCGGCAAGCTGCTACTCGGCTACGACTTTGTGAGCGACAGCAGTGTCTCCGGCGATGGCGATGGGCGGGACCCCAACCCCGAGGACACCGGCCTCAACAGCGATTTCCACGGAACCCACGTAACCGGAACCGTAGGCGCGGCCACCAACAACAGTACCGGCGTGGCCGGGGTCAGTTGGGGGGCCCGACTGGTTCCGATCCGCGCCTTGAGCAGCGAGGGGGGAACCCTGGCCGACGTGGCCGATGCCCTGCGCTGGGCTGCAGGCCTCAGTGTGGCCGGTGTTCCCAGCAACGCCAATCCAGCCGACATCATCAATATGTCGCTGGGCGGGCAGGTGGCCTGCGCCCCTTCGTCCACCATGCAAGCTGCCATCAACGACGTGGCGGCTGCGGGCAAAATTATGGTCGTGGCGGCGGGCAACTCCAATGCGGACGCCAGCACCTTTACGCCGGCGGGTTGCAGCGGGGTCATCACCGTGGGCGCTACCGACCGGAGTGGAAACCGGGCTTTTTACTCCAACTACGGAACCCGCATTGATGTGATGGCACCGGGTGGCGATACCCGCAATAACCCCTCCAATGGCGTTCTGAGTACCATCAACAGCAACAATTATGGCTTCAAGCAAGGCACCTCGATGGCCGCTCCGCATGTGGCGGGTGTGCTGGCTTTGATGAAAAGCCGTAAGCCCAGCCTGACCCCCGGCGAAGCTCTGACCATCCTCAAGCAAACCGCTTGGCCACTGAGCGCCGCTCAGTGCAATCGCAGCAGCGGCAACGATTGCGGTGCGGGCCTAATTGACGCGAAAGCCGCCCTGGATCGCTTGAGCGCCCCGCCCGCCCCTGCTCTGAGCCTGACTGCGGCCCCCACCAGCCTTAGCCTGAACCCTGGGGGCAACGCCACCGTCAATATCGGTGTGAACCGCAGTAACTTCAGCGGCCCCGTAACCCTCACCCTCAGCGGGCAACCCAGCGGGGTAACGGGTTCTTTCAGTCCCAACCCCACCACTGCGAACAGCGCCCTCAGCCTGAGCGTGGGCAGCGGGGTCGGCCCCGGAAGCTACACCCTGGTGATTGGCGGCAGCGGCAGCGGAACCAGCGCAGAAACCCGCATCACTTTGACTGTGACCCAGCCCCAGACCCCACCCCCACCCACGGCCTCGCTCAACGGAACCCTTCTGACCTTGTTTGGCGTATCGGGCGACACCATTCTGTGTGCAGAGGAGATCACCATTACACAAAATGTCCTTTCCTCGCCGTTCAACTTCAGCAACCTGCCCGCGGATCGTCAGTACAAACTGCAGGGTTGGAAGGATGTGAATGGCAATGGCAACACCGATGCGGGGGATTTATTCGCCTGGTACACCGAATCGGGCAATGTTGCGTTCCTCAACGTAGGCCGCAGTGGGTTGCAACTCAGGCTCGAGCCCTATGTATCGCCCCAGCCCCTGCTACGCCCTGCTCAAATCTTCCCACCCTGCCGGTAA
- the lpdA gene encoding dihydrolipoyl dehydrogenase — protein sequence MSTIYDVIVIGTGPGGYHAAIRAAQLGKRVLAVEAEHVGGVCLNVGCIPTKALLHAAEELEGIKHGSAFGLEVKEARLDHKKLGGWRDGIVKKLTGGVSQLLKGNKVELKTGFARFVDKNTIEVGGERVQGKTFIVATGSEPNTLPGFEVDQKDIVDSTGALRIEDKFPKRMLCIGGGAIGLEFAQVYKRMGAEVTVIEFMGQILPAADPETAGLLAKILTKQGITIRTNTKGVKVERKKDGLHVTLEDVKSGQQDTLVVDKILVATGRRPRGKGLGLEAIGVVVDERGYVPTNEKMETNVPGIYAIGDVTRPPLLAHKAMKEGLIAAENAAGGNAVMDYQIPNVVYTSPEWAAVGMTEEEASKAGYKVKVGKFPLAASGRAMTLDATEGLIKLIGDAETDLLLGGHIVGPSASDLIAELALALEMGATVTDVALTVHAHPTLSEGIMEAAEHLHRQAIHIANR from the coding sequence ATGTCAACCATCTACGACGTAATCGTGATCGGAACCGGCCCCGGCGGCTACCATGCGGCCATTCGGGCGGCCCAGCTGGGCAAGCGGGTGCTGGCGGTGGAGGCCGAACATGTGGGGGGGGTCTGCCTGAACGTGGGCTGTATTCCTACCAAGGCGCTACTGCACGCCGCGGAAGAACTCGAGGGCATCAAACACGGAAGCGCCTTCGGCCTCGAGGTCAAGGAGGCCCGGCTTGATCACAAAAAGCTGGGCGGCTGGCGTGACGGCATCGTCAAGAAGCTCACCGGCGGGGTCTCGCAGCTTCTGAAGGGCAACAAGGTAGAGCTGAAAACCGGCTTTGCCAGGTTTGTTGATAAAAACACCATCGAGGTGGGGGGCGAGCGCGTCCAGGGCAAGACCTTCATCGTGGCCACCGGCTCGGAGCCCAACACCCTGCCGGGCTTCGAGGTAGACCAGAAAGACATCGTGGACTCCACCGGGGCCCTGCGTATCGAGGACAAATTCCCCAAGCGCATGCTTTGCATCGGGGGGGGTGCGATTGGGCTCGAGTTCGCCCAGGTCTACAAGCGCATGGGGGCCGAGGTCACCGTGATCGAGTTCATGGGCCAGATTCTGCCCGCTGCCGACCCCGAGACCGCAGGTCTGCTGGCCAAAATTCTGACCAAGCAGGGCATCACCATCCGCACCAACACTAAAGGCGTGAAGGTCGAGCGGAAAAAAGACGGCCTGCACGTCACCCTCGAGGATGTCAAAAGCGGCCAGCAGGACACCTTGGTGGTGGACAAGATTCTGGTGGCCACCGGGCGGCGCCCCCGGGGCAAGGGACTGGGCCTCGAGGCCATCGGGGTGGTGGTGGATGAGCGCGGCTATGTGCCCACCAACGAAAAGATGGAAACCAACGTGCCTGGCATCTACGCCATCGGCGACGTCACCCGCCCCCCCCTGCTGGCCCACAAGGCCATGAAGGAGGGCCTGATTGCCGCGGAAAACGCCGCCGGGGGCAACGCCGTGATGGACTACCAGATTCCCAACGTGGTCTACACCAGCCCCGAGTGGGCCGCGGTGGGGATGACCGAGGAGGAAGCCAGCAAGGCGGGGTACAAGGTCAAGGTGGGCAAGTTTCCCCTCGCGGCCTCGGGCCGGGCCATGACCCTGGACGCCACCGAGGGCCTGATAAAGCTGATTGGCGACGCCGAGACCGACCTGTTGCTGGGTGGGCACATTGTGGGCCCAAGCGCCTCCGACCTGATTGCCGAGCTGGCCCTGGCCTTGGAGATGGGTGCTACCGTAACCGACGTGGCCCTCACCGTGCACGCCCACCCCACCCTTTCCGAAGGCATCATGGAGGCCGCCGAACACTTGCACCGTCAGGCCATCCACATCGCCAACCGCTAG
- a CDS encoding DUF420 domain-containing protein, whose protein sequence is MGELLGDIAATLIALSGLAVVVGVVLIKRKDRVWHPRVMLVATALAALFLVFYLLKWGLYGTTRYVGPEEWRVAYYALLISHTILAALNGPLVLWLLYNAFKQRFSVHKAWARWTVPVWLYVAFTGWVIDLVLKRYGEPAGGIGF, encoded by the coding sequence ATGGGAGAGTTACTAGGAGACATCGCGGCAACCCTGATTGCGCTTTCGGGGCTGGCGGTTGTGGTGGGTGTGGTTTTGATTAAGCGCAAGGATCGGGTCTGGCACCCGCGGGTAATGCTGGTGGCTACTGCCCTGGCCGCGCTTTTTCTGGTGTTTTACCTGCTCAAGTGGGGCCTGTATGGCACCACCCGCTACGTGGGGCCGGAGGAGTGGCGCGTGGCTTACTACGCCTTGTTGATCAGCCACACCATTTTGGCGGCCCTGAACGGCCCCCTGGTTTTGTGGTTGCTCTACAACGCCTTCAAGCAACGCTTTAGCGTCCATAAGGCCTGGGCCCGCTGGACGGTGCCGGTCTGGCTTTATGTGGCCTTTACTGGCTGGGTGATCGACCTGGTGCTCAAGCGCTACGGCGAGCCAGCAGGTGGCATTGGCTTTTAG